From a region of the Salvelinus namaycush isolate Seneca chromosome 40, SaNama_1.0, whole genome shotgun sequence genome:
- the LOC120033170 gene encoding N-acetyllactosaminide beta-1,3-N-acetylglucosaminyltransferase 4-like: MNHTDRHWNTSPSAPPPQSQSTVDVFKCSLNDTVNNISSSIPPTHRNFLMYKHCRTFSRLLSPIPCQKDLFLLLAVKSTAIQVDRRSALRNTWGKKGYVQGKKVKLLFLVGKSSDTIQGYPLQQVLEWESREFGDILQWNFDDSFFNLTLKEVHFLKWFSLECRWAHYVFKGDDDVFVHTSNLVEYVKDNKPSEQLYAGNIMSGYPVRDKQSKYFIPVEMYPDKPYPLYAGGGGYLMSNQTVLSLEVAASSIDLFPIDDVFVGLCLQKMNITLTHHSGFKTFGLEKGVTHFNPCIYRELMVVHKLNPTEMWTMWSLQRDPKLQCFTSRT, encoded by the coding sequence ATGAACCACACAGACAGGCACTGGAACACTTCTCCCTCTGCCCCGCCACCACAGTCACAGTCCACTGTGGATGTTTTCAAGTGCTCCCTGAATGACACCGTGAACAACATTTCATCCTCTATCCCACCTACCCACCGTAACTTCCTCATGTACAAACACTGCAGGACATTCTCCCGCCTGCTGTCTCCTATACCCTGTCAGAAAGACCTCTTTCTCCTGCTGGCAGTTAAGTCCACAGCCATCCAGGTTGATCGCAGGTCTGCACTTCGGAACACATGGGGGAAGAAGGGATATGTTCAGGGTAAAAAGGTGAAACTATTGTTCCTTGTAGGTAAGTCTTCAGACACAATACAGGGTTACCCGCTGCAGCAGGTACTGGAGTGGGAGAGCAGAGAGTTTGGGGACATCCTGCAGTGGAATTTTGACGACAGTTTTTTCAACCTGACCCTAAAGGAGGTCCACTTCCTCAAATGGTTCAGCCTGGAGTGCCGCTGGGCACACTATGTGTTCAAAGGGGACGATGATGTTTTTGTTCACACCAGCAATCTGGTGGAATATGTTAAGGACAACAAGCCCTCTGAGCAACTGTATGCTGGGAACATCATGTCTGGCTATCCAGTCCGGGACAAACAAAGTAAATATTTCATACCAGTGGAGATGTACCCCGACAAGCCTTATCCTCTATACGCTGGGGGTGGGGGCTACCTGATGTCAAATCAGACTGTGCTGAGTCTGGAAGTGGCAGCGTCCAGCATTGACCTCTTCCCCATTGATGATGTCTTTGTGGGCTTGTGCCTACAGAAGATGAACATCACGCTGACGCATCACTCTGGCTTTAAGACCTTTGGGCTCGAAAAGGGGGTGACACACTTCAACCCCTGCATTTACAGGGAGCTCATGGTGGTGCACAAACTGAATCCCACAGAGATGTGGACAATGTGGTCTCTACAGCGGGACCCAAAGCTGCAATGCTTTACATCAAGGACGTGA